One Amaranthus tricolor cultivar Red isolate AtriRed21 chromosome 10, ASM2621246v1, whole genome shotgun sequence genomic window carries:
- the LOC130825548 gene encoding UDP-glycosyltransferase 74F2-like, with product MKEKYVAHVLAVPYPSQGHICPMLQFCKCLVSRGVKASFAITNYISNTLNPKFDDECLRFVTISDGYDEGGFMEAKSVSDYLARLESVGSLALGDAIEQDVDSPNPITCVVYDAFLPWGLNVAKKYGLKGAVFFTQACGVNYVYYLIHHGKLSMPVNGPWVDVPGLPQLGVDDLPSFVGAPESYLAYLQLVLNQNSNVDAADYVLVNTVYELEDKVVDAMSNECPLLTIGPTIPSYYLDKQRPWDKTYGLDLFHLDPSPTTNWLSTKPPRSVIYVSFGSMACLPKDQMQELALSLKESAYNFLWVVRACEEAKLPKEFVYDTSSKGLIVRWAPQLEVLASEAIGCFLTHCGWNSTLEALVMSVPMVGMPQWTDQPLDAKLIEDVWKVGIRVKVNENGLVEREEIGRCIVSVMEGETRSELVENAKKWKGLVKKAICQGGSSDRNIGKFINNISNSLGGECSENRT from the exons atgaaagaaaaatatgtAGCTCATGTTTTAGCTGTTCCTTATCCAAGTCAAGGACATATATGTCCTATGCTTCAATTTTGTAAATGTTTGGTCTCTAGAGGTGTCAAGGCCTCTTTTGCTATCACTAACTACATCTCCAACACCCTTAACCCGAAATTCGACGACGAATGCCTTCGTTTCGTAACCATTTCCGATGGCTACGACGAGGGCGGTTTCATGGAGGCTAAAAGTGTTTCGGACTACCTTGCTCGTCTTGAGTCGGTCGGATCCCTCGCTCTTGGTGACGCGATAGAACAAGATGTTGATAGTCCAAACCCTATCACATGTGTAGTGTATGATGCATTTTTACCTTGGGGGTTAAATGTTGCTAAGAAATATGGGTTAAAAGGGGCAGTTTTTTTTACTCAAGCATGTGGGGTGAATTATGTTTATTACTTGATACACCATGGGAAGTTGTCTATGCCTGTTAATGGTCCATGGGTGGATGTTCCTGGGTTACCACAATTGGGTGTAGATGATTTGCCATCATTTGTAGGTGCACCTGAGTCATACCTTGCCTATCTGCAGTTGGTTTTGAATCAAAACTCTAATGTGGATGCAGCTGATTACGTGCTTGTTAATACTGTCTATGAATTGGAGGATAAG GTAGTTGATGCAATGTCTAATGAATGTCCATTATTGACAATTGGTCCAACAATTCCTTCCTACTACCTTGACAAACAAAGACCATGGGACAAAACTTATGGTCTAGATCTCTTCCATTTAGACCCTTCTCCTACCACCAATTGGTTAAGCACTAAGCCACCAAGATCAGTAATTTATGTCTCATTTGGTAGCATGGCATGTCTACCCAAAGACCAAATGCAAGAATTAGCCTTAAGTTTAAAGGAAAGTGCTTACAACTTTTTGTGGGTTGTTAGAGCTTGTGAGGAAGCTAAACTTCCTAAGGAATTTGTTTATGACACATCTTCAAAAGGGTTGATTGTTAGATGGGCACCACAACTTGAGGTGCTCGCTAGCGAGGCTATTGGGTGTTTTTTGACTCATTGTGGATGGAACTCGACGCTGGAAGCATTGGTGATGAGTGTTCCTATGGTAGGAATGCCACAATGGACTGATCAACCCTTGGATGCTAAGCTTATTGAGGATGTTTGGAAAGTGGGAATAAGAGTGAAAGTTAATGAGAATGGGCTTGTTGAAAGAGAGGAAATTGGAAGGTGTATAGTTAGTGTAATGGAAGGGGAAACAAGAAGTGAGTTAGTTGAAAATGCTAAGAAATGGAAGGGTTTAGTGAAGAAAGCAATTTGTCAAGGTGGATCTTCTGATAGGAATATTGGTAAGTTTATAAATAACATCTCAAACTCATTGGGAGGCGAGTGCAGCGAGAATCGAACCTAA